One Gloeothece verrucosa PCC 7822 DNA window includes the following coding sequences:
- a CDS encoding phytoene desaturase family protein codes for MLTQTIQEREIIIIGSGIGGLSCAALLAKYGFKVTVCESHNLAGGAAHSFEYQGYKFDSGPSLYSGLSYSPSANPLRQVLDAIEEDLSWLNYDTWGCCLPEGDFNTSVGVDQFCQVVERLRGKEALREWRSLQKLMQPLKDAAIAIPPASIRLDAGVLLTIGQFLPSLVAQAPNMFKLTGPFSNIIDGTIRDPFLRHWLDLLCFLLSGLPAKGTIAAEVAFMFADWYRPGVSLDYPMGGSGALVEALVRGLKKYGGELLLNAHVEQILVKNKRAVGVRLRNGQELRAKKAVISNASIWDTLKLIPEGIIPNAYRKQKESTPQCDSFMHFHLGIDAADMRPDLACHYIVVNDWEKGITAPLNVILVSIPSVLDPGLAPPGKHLIHAYTPGNEPYQLWQGLDRRSPAYAQQKHERSQAIWTALDRIIPDIRSRCEVTLIGTPLTHERFLRRNRGTYGPAIAAGTGFFPGANTPLPGLFCCGDSTFPGIGLPAVAASGMIVANTFASLSQHLSMLKEIGIRG; via the coding sequence ATGTTAACTCAAACCATTCAAGAAAGAGAAATAATTATTATTGGCAGTGGAATAGGCGGCTTAAGTTGTGCGGCGCTTCTGGCCAAATATGGCTTTAAGGTTACGGTTTGTGAAAGTCATAATCTGGCCGGAGGGGCTGCCCACAGTTTTGAGTATCAGGGTTATAAGTTTGATAGTGGCCCCTCTTTATATTCGGGTTTATCTTACAGTCCTTCTGCTAACCCCTTAAGACAGGTTCTAGACGCAATAGAAGAAGATTTATCCTGGTTGAATTATGATACTTGGGGTTGCTGTCTGCCCGAAGGGGATTTTAACACCTCTGTCGGCGTAGATCAATTTTGTCAGGTGGTGGAAAGGTTGCGAGGAAAAGAAGCTCTTAGAGAATGGCGTTCACTGCAAAAACTCATGCAGCCTTTAAAAGATGCGGCTATTGCAATTCCGCCGGCGAGTATTCGTTTGGATGCGGGGGTTTTGTTGACTATCGGTCAATTTTTGCCTTCTCTTGTGGCCCAAGCCCCCAATATGTTTAAATTAACTGGCCCCTTCAGTAATATTATCGATGGAACGATTCGAGACCCTTTTCTTCGCCACTGGTTAGATTTACTCTGTTTTCTTCTTTCTGGACTTCCTGCAAAAGGAACCATTGCCGCAGAAGTGGCGTTTATGTTTGCAGATTGGTATCGCCCTGGCGTAAGTTTAGATTATCCTATGGGCGGAAGTGGGGCACTCGTTGAGGCGTTGGTACGCGGCTTAAAAAAATACGGGGGTGAATTGTTACTTAATGCCCATGTTGAACAAATTTTAGTCAAAAATAAGCGAGCCGTAGGAGTACGTTTACGCAATGGCCAAGAACTTAGGGCAAAAAAGGCTGTCATTTCTAATGCTTCCATTTGGGATACTCTCAAATTAATTCCCGAAGGAATCATCCCAAATGCCTACAGAAAACAAAAAGAATCCACTCCTCAATGTGATAGCTTTATGCACTTTCATTTAGGGATTGATGCGGCCGATATGCGTCCTGATTTAGCTTGTCATTATATTGTGGTCAATGATTGGGAAAAAGGCATAACAGCGCCGCTTAATGTCATTTTAGTGTCTATTCCCTCTGTACTTGATCCGGGTTTAGCCCCACCTGGAAAGCATCTGATTCATGCTTATACTCCCGGCAATGAACCCTATCAATTGTGGCAAGGACTAGACCGCCGTTCTCCGGCTTATGCTCAACAAAAACACGAGCGTTCACAAGCGATTTGGACAGCTTTAGACAGAATTATTCCTGATATTCGTTCTCGTTGTGAGGTGACGTTAATTGGCACTCCTTTAACCCATGAACGTTTTTTAAGACGAAATCGCGGCACTTATGGGCCAGCTATTGCCGCCGGCACAGGCTTTTTTCCAGGGGCAAATACCCCTCTACCCGGCTTATTTTGTTGTGGCGATTCGACTTTTCCAGGCATTGGCTTACCGGCGGTGGCAGCTAGTGGCATGATAGTGGCTAATACTTTTGCTTCTTTATCTCAACATTTATCGATGCTAAAAGAAATTGGCATTCGCGGCTAA
- a CDS encoding response regulator: MFLICPTFVAQVFFSVQVVVKDDLVMAQNLPDTDATDPNFTPIQMLERLADTQESGCLHLRSQDVDWLFYFRLGKLVYATHSIDPVDRLERHLRRLSHEITSLTREVCHYVRVHIENNLSTDITQFSDYQGIYWLLEEKILSEDAIVTLVKKLTAEVLENYLVVSSIEEQEVLSPPLNLPIFCAINLADCIESCRQRIEGWQALGPEIVSPYQRPYFFNNAYAQNKLSEDQQQKLSKILKGYSFYHLASIFDQDELKLAQKLYTLVKNKAILLREPQPPYNKLPKFYKPEPGKNSRELEEGEETTLNLSVITKNSLPTKICKIACIDDSQTMLQELSRFLDAENFIVHTINDSLKALMQVIRIKPDLILLDVTMPNVDGYQICSLLRKNAEFKKTPIIMVTAKSGLIDRARAKIVGATDYITKPFSQEELLRMVFRYLT; this comes from the coding sequence GTGTTTCTGATTTGTCCAACTTTTGTTGCTCAGGTTTTTTTTTCGGTTCAAGTGGTGGTTAAGGATGATTTAGTTATGGCTCAAAATTTGCCTGACACTGATGCGACAGATCCAAATTTTACTCCCATTCAGATGCTAGAACGACTGGCAGACACTCAAGAAAGCGGTTGTTTACATCTACGTAGTCAAGACGTTGACTGGCTTTTTTATTTTAGGTTGGGCAAATTAGTTTATGCAACTCATTCTATAGATCCTGTAGACCGTCTAGAGCGTCATTTACGGCGGCTCAGTCATGAAATTACAAGCTTAACTCGAGAAGTCTGTCATTATGTTCGTGTACATATCGAAAATAATCTTTCTACAGACATTACTCAATTCTCTGATTATCAAGGAATTTATTGGCTGTTAGAAGAGAAAATTCTCAGTGAAGATGCCATTGTAACATTAGTAAAAAAATTAACGGCTGAAGTTTTAGAAAATTATTTAGTTGTCTCATCTATTGAAGAACAAGAAGTATTGAGTCCTCCTCTTAATCTGCCGATTTTTTGTGCCATTAATTTGGCAGATTGTATTGAATCTTGTCGTCAGCGCATAGAAGGTTGGCAAGCGTTAGGGCCGGAAATCGTTTCGCCTTACCAGCGTCCTTATTTTTTTAACAATGCTTATGCCCAAAATAAGTTATCAGAAGATCAACAACAAAAATTGAGTAAAATTTTAAAAGGATATAGTTTTTATCATTTAGCTAGTATTTTTGATCAAGATGAACTTAAGCTGGCTCAAAAGTTATATACATTAGTTAAGAATAAAGCGATTCTTTTAAGAGAACCCCAACCTCCCTATAATAAATTGCCCAAATTTTATAAGCCAGAACCGGGAAAAAACTCTAGAGAACTCGAAGAAGGTGAAGAAACCACTCTGAATTTATCAGTGATCACTAAAAATAGTTTACCGACTAAAATCTGTAAAATTGCTTGTATTGATGACAGTCAAACGATGTTACAAGAACTGTCGCGTTTTCTCGATGCAGAAAATTTTATTGTTCATACTATTAATGATTCTCTGAAAGCTTTAATGCAGGTTATTCGCATCAAACCGGATTTGATTTTATTAGATGTAACTATGCCTAATGTAGATGGTTATCAAATCTGTTCTCTGTTGAGAAAAAATGCTGAGTTTAAGAAAACACCCATCATTATGGTAACAGCCAAAAGCGGCTTAATTGACAGAGCTAGAGCCAAAATTGTCGGAGCTACTGATTATATTACTAAGCCATTTTCTCAGGAAGAATTATTGAGAATGGTCTTTCGATATTTGACTTGA
- a CDS encoding peptide chain release factor 3 produces MTTEIQTELEQAVNYRRNFAIISHPDAGKTTLTEKLLLYGGAIHQAGAVKARRDQRKATSDWMEMEKQRGISITSTVLQFDYKNFQINLLDTPGHQDFSEDTYRTLAAADNAVMLIDAAKGLEPQTRKLFEVCKMRSLPIFTFVNKLDRPGREPLELLDEIEQELGLQTYAVNWPIGTGDRFKGVYDRRSKAIHLFERRAHGSQEARETVIELGDPKIEDYLPQDLYYQLKEDLEILEEIGSELDLEQVHAGKMTPVFFGSAMTNFGVKLFLEAFLDYALKPGGRYSSAGVLDPTYPEFSGFIFKLQANMDPKHRDRVAFVRVCTGKFEKDMTVNHARTGKTVRLSRPQKLFAQDRASIEEAYPGDVIGLNNPGVFAIGDTIYNGKKLEYEGIPCFSPELFAYLKNPNPSKFKQFQKGIQELTEEGAIQIMFSVDDFIRDPILAAVGQLQFEVVQFRMLNEYGVETRTEPLSYSVARWVAGGWKALEEVGRLFNTMTVKDGWGRPVLLFKNEWNLQQVKEDHPKLELTSTAPVGSGLQPS; encoded by the coding sequence ATGACAACAGAGATCCAAACCGAACTCGAACAGGCTGTAAATTATAGACGCAACTTCGCGATTATTTCTCACCCAGACGCAGGAAAAACGACTCTAACAGAAAAACTTTTACTCTACGGAGGGGCCATTCATCAAGCCGGTGCCGTTAAAGCGAGACGAGATCAACGTAAAGCCACATCAGACTGGATGGAAATGGAAAAACAACGGGGAATTTCTATCACTTCTACGGTTTTACAGTTTGATTATAAAAATTTCCAAATTAATTTACTCGATACCCCAGGACACCAAGATTTTAGTGAAGATACCTATCGCACCCTAGCCGCCGCCGATAATGCTGTGATGTTAATTGATGCGGCAAAAGGGTTAGAACCTCAAACCCGCAAACTGTTTGAAGTGTGTAAAATGCGGTCATTGCCGATCTTTACCTTTGTCAATAAATTAGACCGCCCCGGACGAGAACCCCTAGAATTACTCGATGAGATAGAACAGGAATTAGGATTACAAACTTATGCGGTAAACTGGCCCATTGGCACAGGGGACCGCTTTAAAGGCGTTTATGACCGACGCAGCAAGGCGATACACCTGTTTGAACGTCGCGCTCACGGCTCCCAGGAAGCCCGAGAAACGGTGATCGAGCTTGGTGACCCCAAAATTGAGGATTATCTGCCACAAGACCTCTATTATCAGCTAAAAGAAGATTTAGAAATTCTCGAAGAAATTGGCTCAGAACTAGATTTAGAACAGGTTCACGCCGGAAAAATGACACCTGTGTTTTTTGGCAGTGCGATGACCAATTTTGGCGTTAAGCTTTTCTTAGAAGCGTTTCTAGATTATGCACTCAAACCCGGAGGCAGATATTCCTCGGCAGGTGTACTTGATCCCACCTATCCAGAATTTAGCGGCTTTATCTTTAAACTGCAAGCCAATATGGACCCTAAACACCGAGATCGGGTAGCATTTGTGCGGGTATGTACAGGAAAATTTGAGAAAGACATGACCGTTAATCATGCCAGAACCGGTAAAACCGTGCGGCTGTCTCGTCCGCAAAAATTATTTGCTCAAGATCGCGCTTCCATAGAAGAAGCTTACCCGGGGGATGTGATCGGATTAAATAACCCGGGTGTGTTTGCTATCGGAGATACGATTTATAATGGCAAAAAGTTGGAATATGAGGGCATTCCTTGCTTTTCACCAGAACTATTTGCCTATTTGAAAAACCCGAACCCTTCTAAGTTTAAACAGTTCCAAAAAGGAATACAGGAATTAACCGAAGAAGGAGCCATTCAAATTATGTTTTCTGTGGATGATTTTATCCGCGATCCGATTTTGGCGGCTGTGGGACAATTACAGTTTGAAGTGGTGCAATTTCGGATGCTCAATGAATACGGAGTAGAAACCCGCACAGAACCTTTATCTTATAGTGTAGCCCGTTGGGTGGCTGGCGGATGGAAAGCTTTGGAGGAGGTAGGCAGATTATTTAATACGATGACGGTTAAAGATGGGTGGGGTCGTCCGGTTTTGTTGTTTAAGAATGAGTGGAATTTACAACAAGTGAAGGAAGACCATCCTAAGTTAGAATTAACTTCTACTGCGCCGGTAGGTTCAGGTCTTCAACCGTCTTAA
- a CDS encoding late competence development ComFB family protein, with amino-acid sequence MNNLSQTEEPQAVNQSCIHINVMEVLVQQEIEKQLRDYSCRLKPYLNRVEVATFALNRLPALYASTIDGKNYQIALGKKYQQQITLAVRRAIAAVERDPLRTSKPIVSEAHIQYQKAKKALQELQLFLQQKGLLAQSSISCKNLVMVVHYALKKVSWSQRLKSQGHKY; translated from the coding sequence ATGAACAATCTATCTCAAACCGAAGAACCTCAAGCTGTGAATCAGTCATGTATTCATATAAATGTTATGGAGGTACTGGTTCAGCAAGAAATAGAAAAGCAACTGAGAGACTATTCTTGCCGGCTAAAACCCTACCTTAATCGAGTTGAAGTAGCGACTTTTGCACTCAATCGATTACCGGCCCTATATGCGTCTACTATTGATGGAAAAAATTATCAAATAGCATTAGGCAAAAAGTATCAACAACAGATTACCTTAGCTGTGCGTCGAGCTATAGCCGCAGTGGAACGAGATCCCCTAAGAACATCAAAACCGATTGTTTCTGAAGCTCATATACAGTACCAAAAAGCGAAAAAGGCCCTGCAAGAATTACAGCTATTTCTTCAACAAAAAGGTTTATTAGCTCAATCCTCCATATCTTGCAAAAATTTAGTGATGGTAGTACACTACGCCTTGAAAAAAGTCAGTTGGTCGCAGCGCTTAAAATCTCAAGGTCACAAATATTGA
- the grpE gene encoding helix-turn-helix domain-containing protein, translated as MSKSIYIKNHQQLEHLMQQVGIPTVKELSRLSEVSEWQITRIEYGLILKIPVEILLKLANTLEISLNDFLTRFSSDEAVSLPLPEQMRSDTYALESLEEDYQQLQQLIEQERETSRNEFHRLQQQMEQQKETLKQEFQRSSLQTLESWLLQWPTAALSAQKNPKLPAIKLLPLLKPMAILLKQWGVEAIASVGELVPYDPQYHQLMEGQAEPGERVRVRYVGYRQGDTLLYRAKVSSLEAVAAPKTESVKTVEDTEENKAPTTVLDIPQSSTPTNLDAPDDSSATILDVSEDAAVDEATAKKIIQ; from the coding sequence ATGAGCAAATCCATCTACATTAAAAACCATCAGCAGTTAGAACACCTGATGCAACAGGTGGGAATTCCCACTGTAAAAGAATTAAGCCGCCTTTCTGAGGTATCGGAGTGGCAAATTACTCGGATCGAATACGGATTAATCCTGAAGATACCTGTAGAAATCTTGCTAAAATTAGCCAATACGCTAGAAATTTCTCTCAATGATTTCCTGACTCGATTTAGCTCTGATGAAGCGGTTTCTCTTCCTCTACCCGAACAGATGAGAAGTGATACTTACGCACTCGAGTCTCTAGAAGAAGACTATCAACAGTTACAACAACTGATAGAACAAGAGCGAGAAACCTCAAGAAATGAGTTTCATCGGCTGCAACAGCAAATGGAGCAACAAAAAGAAACTTTGAAGCAAGAGTTTCAACGCTCGAGTTTACAGACTCTAGAGTCATGGTTACTGCAATGGCCGACTGCCGCCCTATCGGCCCAGAAAAATCCCAAGTTACCCGCGATCAAATTATTACCGTTGCTTAAACCGATGGCAATTTTATTAAAGCAGTGGGGGGTAGAAGCGATCGCCTCTGTGGGTGAGTTAGTGCCTTATGATCCTCAATATCATCAATTGATGGAAGGACAAGCGGAACCTGGGGAGCGGGTACGGGTGCGTTATGTGGGATATCGTCAGGGTGATACGCTATTATATCGCGCTAAAGTGAGTTCTCTTGAGGCGGTAGCGGCTCCCAAAACAGAAAGCGTGAAAACAGTAGAAGATACAGAAGAGAATAAAGCTCCTACGACGGTGCTTGATATTCCTCAAAGTTCTACACCAACTAATTTAGATGCTCCTGATGATTCGTCGGCGACTATTTTAGATGTTTCTGAAGATGCGGCTGTGGATGAAGCAACAGCGAAGAAGATCATTCAATGA
- a CDS encoding late competence development ComFB family protein, protein MMNRKDNSFKTEQIYQNIMEVLVKEEIQRQLKIYPAQIRSSFNIVEIEAYALNRLPVLYASSEKGRDMQKEIGKQKYRKEIGIAVRRALATVEKNPKRHSKPLVSFSEIESKCREAQSALEMLEDLLIQTQLIDGYPTDLSWDNLVSVVEKALKRLYWKENKKSDSRNFKEEEIDEESSLGWDSSFIS, encoded by the coding sequence ATGATGAACAGAAAAGACAATAGTTTTAAAACGGAGCAAATTTATCAAAATATCATGGAGGTGCTGGTAAAAGAAGAGATACAAAGGCAACTAAAAATTTATCCTGCACAGATTAGGTCATCTTTTAATATAGTAGAGATAGAAGCTTATGCGCTTAACCGGCTTCCTGTTCTGTATGCTTCTAGCGAAAAAGGAAGAGATATGCAAAAAGAAATCGGCAAACAAAAATATCGAAAAGAGATCGGTATAGCTGTACGCCGAGCTTTAGCTACAGTGGAAAAAAATCCCAAAAGACACTCAAAGCCATTGGTTTCTTTTTCAGAAATAGAGAGCAAATGTCGAGAAGCTCAAAGTGCTTTAGAAATGCTAGAAGATCTCCTGATTCAAACTCAATTAATCGACGGTTACCCGACAGACTTATCTTGGGATAATTTAGTGAGTGTCGTTGAAAAAGCTTTAAAAAGATTGTATTGGAAGGAAAATAAAAAATCGGATTCTAGGAATTTTAAAGAGGAGGAAATCGATGAGGAATCGAGTCTAGGATGGGATTCAAGTTTTATTAGTTAA
- the radC gene encoding RadC family protein codes for MSYNIRIADLPLTERPRERLLSLGAKSLSDAELLAILLATGQGKGKLSAVGLGQYILSELSKYKREPLDVLRDISPQELMAIHGIGPAKATTILAAIELGKRSFQLRPMEKMVIDNPVAAAAALSHDLMWQNQERFAIVLLNVKSQFLATKVITIGTATETLVHPREIFREVIKQGATKLIIGHNHPSGNVEPSQEDIDLTEQLLQGATFLNIPILDHLILGNGNHQSLRQITDLWLRYPQGE; via the coding sequence ATGAGCTATAATATTAGAATTGCTGATCTTCCCCTCACCGAACGACCCCGGGAACGTTTACTCTCTCTTGGGGCAAAAAGCTTATCGGATGCTGAACTCTTGGCGATTTTATTAGCCACTGGACAAGGGAAGGGCAAACTTTCCGCAGTGGGGTTAGGGCAATATATTCTTTCTGAGTTAAGTAAATATAAGCGTGAACCCCTGGATGTGTTGCGAGATATTAGTCCCCAAGAATTAATGGCCATTCATGGCATTGGCCCTGCTAAAGCCACTACTATTTTAGCCGCCATTGAACTGGGAAAGCGCTCGTTTCAATTACGTCCGATGGAGAAGATGGTGATAGATAATCCTGTGGCGGCGGCGGCGGCATTGAGTCATGATTTAATGTGGCAAAATCAAGAACGGTTTGCTATTGTTCTACTCAATGTCAAAAGTCAATTTCTCGCCACTAAAGTGATTACCATTGGAACAGCAACAGAAACCTTAGTTCATCCTAGAGAAATTTTTCGAGAAGTGATTAAACAGGGAGCGACCAAACTTATTATAGGACATAATCATCCTTCCGGTAATGTCGAACCTTCTCAAGAAGATATTGATCTGACTGAACAATTATTACAAGGAGCGACTTTTTTAAATATTCCTATCTTGGATCATCTTATTTTAGGCAATGGGAATCATCAAAGTTTACGACAAATTACCGATTTATGGCTTAGATATCCGCAAGGAGAATAA
- a CDS encoding PEP-CTERM sorting domain-containing protein, translating to MKKLNGVVLGISLALNGVHLQEVKAANIEMKFKGYQASGSGYLRFNNLALKSLGKNLILPENGEKRIYLSNLAKLPKINLEFNFVLKDTARFGYGETTINFKKKEDKDAEFIFEFQKGLGSLVGINYSDSQPLSIGTYHDDFGADFEGNFSTTWTGNSFYNQGVGEVKRYELQDKFYWNEEKQEWVFDRELVLIEIGQGYVSGEYEGEIDFLTKKPLAMTPTPEPITWLGSAAALYFGTLFKGKFAPKSKKV from the coding sequence ATGAAAAAATTAAATGGGGTTGTTTTGGGAATAAGTTTAGCTTTAAATGGGGTTCATCTACAAGAGGTAAAAGCGGCTAACATTGAGATGAAATTTAAGGGTTATCAGGCTTCGGGGTCGGGATACTTGCGGTTTAATAATTTAGCTCTCAAAAGCCTAGGGAAGAATTTGATCCTGCCTGAAAATGGAGAAAAGAGAATTTACTTATCGAATTTGGCTAAACTCCCTAAAATTAACTTAGAATTTAATTTTGTCTTAAAGGATACTGCTAGATTTGGCTATGGGGAAACCACCATTAATTTTAAGAAAAAAGAAGACAAAGACGCTGAATTTATTTTTGAATTTCAGAAAGGTTTAGGCTCGTTAGTAGGGATTAACTATAGTGATAGTCAGCCATTGTCCATCGGCACTTACCATGATGACTTTGGTGCGGATTTTGAGGGAAATTTTAGCACAACCTGGACAGGAAATAGCTTTTATAACCAAGGAGTAGGGGAAGTTAAGCGCTATGAACTGCAAGACAAGTTTTATTGGAATGAAGAGAAACAAGAATGGGTTTTTGATAGGGAGCTAGTTTTGATAGAAATTGGTCAGGGCTATGTGAGTGGCGAATACGAGGGAGAAATAGATTTCTTGACAAAGAAACCGCTTGCCATGACACCGACACCTGAACCGATAACTTGGCTTGGAAGTGCGGCAGCCCTCTATTTTGGCACACTTTTTAAAGGCAAATTCGCACCTAAGTCTAAAAAAGTCTAA
- a CDS encoding response regulator, with translation MTNALTALSSISEPALTPTVNSDISTAQPITIDEFSGIKQANLFKSLKQNQFSGQLIFWDPQGVVSIFHLFHGRIVFVTGGHQPSKRWTRNLKLYCPALACELNVIDANESIPTPETEEMSWQYRLLSSWLKQKKINREQVFRLIRGLVSEMFFDLTQAQQVTYILKSDKSCSTPIILINPEEIIVDAWKLWLEWQKADLAAYSANLVPVISHPEQLDLQALPSTCKVVIQCLDGEASLRDLAIKLQQDILSLTRSLLLYVQWGLVKFVEFADLNDQVESFPANFSLKKTLKQHLVVYVDDNLEMSRRMRDWLTSAGYQYITVHNRLEAVAICLEQNPDLIIINAQMSNSSGYQICYQLRQFSFLCHTPIIMLADKISMIDKIRAKFGKVVEILPKFADKEQIITTLFKSLTQETAI, from the coding sequence ATGACTAACGCACTTACTGCTCTCTCTTCTATCTCAGAACCAGCTTTGACTCCAACCGTTAATAGTGATATTTCTACAGCCCAACCGATAACTATTGATGAATTTAGCGGCATCAAACAAGCAAACCTGTTTAAAAGCTTAAAACAAAACCAGTTTAGTGGCCAGTTGATTTTTTGGGACCCACAAGGCGTGGTGTCTATCTTTCATCTGTTTCATGGGCGTATCGTTTTTGTGACAGGTGGACACCAACCCAGCAAACGCTGGACTCGTAATTTAAAATTGTACTGTCCGGCGCTGGCTTGTGAGTTAAATGTTATAGATGCCAATGAGTCTATTCCTACCCCTGAAACCGAAGAAATGAGTTGGCAATATCGCCTATTGTCTTCCTGGCTAAAACAGAAAAAGATTAACCGAGAACAAGTTTTCCGTCTCATTCGCGGTTTAGTTAGCGAAATGTTCTTTGATTTAACTCAAGCTCAACAAGTCACTTATATTCTTAAATCTGATAAATCTTGCTCTACTCCTATTATTTTAATTAACCCAGAAGAAATTATTGTTGATGCTTGGAAGCTTTGGCTAGAGTGGCAAAAGGCTGATTTAGCCGCTTATTCGGCCAATTTAGTTCCTGTTATTAGTCACCCAGAGCAATTGGACCTGCAAGCTTTACCGAGTACCTGTAAGGTGGTTATACAATGTTTAGATGGAGAAGCCAGTTTAAGAGATTTGGCCATCAAACTACAACAAGATATTTTATCCTTAACACGCTCACTATTGCTCTATGTTCAATGGGGATTAGTTAAATTTGTCGAATTTGCCGATTTAAATGACCAAGTAGAGTCATTTCCTGCCAATTTTTCCCTCAAAAAAACTCTTAAGCAACATCTTGTCGTCTATGTCGATGATAATTTAGAAATGTCTCGGCGTATGCGAGACTGGCTCACCTCTGCTGGTTATCAATATATTACTGTTCATAACCGACTAGAAGCGGTGGCTATTTGTCTAGAGCAAAACCCTGACCTGATTATCATTAATGCCCAGATGTCTAATAGCAGTGGCTATCAAATCTGTTATCAACTGCGGCAATTTTCCTTTCTTTGCCATACACCCATTATAATGCTTGCAGATAAGATTAGCATGATCGACAAAATTAGAGCAAAATTCGGTAAAGTTGTGGAAATATTGCCAAAATTTGCCGATAAAGAGCAAATTATCACCACATTATTTAAATCTTTAACTCAAGAAACGGCAATATAG
- a CDS encoding histone deacetylase family protein encodes MIPIVYHPNYVTPLPDGHRFPMPKFKLLYDLLITDGITTPEHTHIPEVPAREIIELVHTPEYVQAYYGGTLDPKAQRRIGLPWSPGLVTRTCTAVAGTILTAQLALKYGLACNTAGGTHHAFPSFGSGFCIFNDLAIATRRLQQLELVKKVLIIDLDVHQGDGTAYIFQNDESVFTFSMHCEANFPGTKQKSDLDVPLAVGLDDEGYLKILSQYLPDLLGEVNPDLVLYDAGVDTHIEDRLGKLCMSNIGIYRRDIQVLSTCVAAGYPVAAVIGGGYAKDFQNLVYRHSLLHRAARDIYHQYL; translated from the coding sequence ATGATACCCATTGTCTACCATCCCAACTATGTCACCCCGTTACCCGATGGTCATCGTTTCCCGATGCCGAAATTTAAATTACTCTACGACCTATTAATTACAGACGGTATCACTACACCCGAACACACTCACATTCCCGAAGTCCCCGCTAGAGAAATTATCGAATTAGTTCATACTCCCGAATACGTTCAAGCATACTATGGGGGAACCCTCGACCCCAAAGCACAACGCCGCATCGGTTTACCCTGGAGTCCCGGTTTAGTCACTCGTACCTGTACCGCCGTTGCAGGAACCATTCTCACTGCACAACTCGCTTTAAAATATGGCCTTGCTTGTAATACTGCCGGCGGAACTCATCACGCTTTCCCCAGTTTCGGATCGGGGTTTTGTATTTTTAATGATTTAGCGATCGCCACTCGTCGGCTACAACAACTCGAACTGGTTAAAAAAGTGCTAATTATCGATTTAGATGTTCATCAGGGAGATGGTACAGCTTATATATTTCAAAATGATGAGAGTGTTTTTACGTTTTCCATGCACTGTGAAGCCAATTTTCCCGGCACAAAACAAAAAAGCGACCTTGATGTTCCCCTCGCTGTGGGATTAGATGATGAAGGCTACTTAAAAATACTATCCCAATATTTACCCGATCTCCTGGGAGAGGTTAACCCTGATCTGGTCTTGTATGATGCTGGTGTAGACACTCATATTGAGGATCGCTTAGGCAAACTTTGCATGAGTAATATAGGTATTTACCGCCGAGACATTCAAGTTTTAAGCACCTGTGTCGCCGCAGGATACCCAGTGGCCGCCGTCATTGGAGGAGGTTATGCTAAAGATTTTCAGAACTTGGTTTATCGTCATTCTCTATTACATCGAGCCGCTAGAGATATCTATCATCAATATTTGTGA
- a CDS encoding ParB N-terminal domain-containing protein translates to MVKIQEIPLNQIRRPLPRQTDPQKVEALMQSIASEGLREPIDVLEVDGQYYGFSGCHRFEAHQRLGKQTIKCRVRQAPRSVLQKHLA, encoded by the coding sequence ATGGTTAAAATTCAAGAAATTCCCCTAAACCAGATCCGTCGCCCCCTTCCCCGGCAAACTGATCCCCAAAAAGTAGAAGCCTTAATGCAGTCGATCGCCTCAGAAGGCTTAAGAGAACCGATCGATGTGCTAGAAGTGGACGGACAATATTATGGCTTTTCGGGGTGTCATCGTTTTGAGGCTCATCAACGCCTCGGTAAACAAACAATTAAATGTCGAGTTCGTCAAGCGCCGCGTTCAGTGTTACAGAAACATTTAGCATAA